A single Mangrovimonas sp. YM274 DNA region contains:
- a CDS encoding glycoside hydrolase family 31 protein has product MILNTELERKGDLFPSKIVAYNKDVDTLYFTTENNVILELTVVRDSVLRFRYTTSGTFDNDFSYAITKYASTGYNFLEIEEESTLYKITTSKLICHISKLNLKVTLFDAKDLTLINEDELGFHWEESYEFGGDVVKMSKTSHDGESYFGLGDKPVKLNLKGKRFENWVSDSYAYGRNSDPIYKAIPFYTGLNGNKSYGIFFDNTFRSFFDFAQERRNVTSFWAQGGEMNYYFIYGPQMSDVVANYTDLTGKPHQLPPLWALGFHQCKWSYYPESKVKEVTQKFRDLKIPCDAIYLDIDYMDGFRCFTWDKNYFPDPKRMVEELSEQGFKTVVIIDPGIKIDHNYDVFKEGLENDYFCKRADGPYMKGKVWPGECYFPDFTNPEVREWWSGLFKELIEETGVRGVWNDMNEPAVMEVPNKTFPDDVRHDYEGNPCSHRKAHNIYGMQMARATYQGLKRYTYPKRPFVITRAAYSGTQRYTSTWTGDNVASWEHLWIANIQAQRMAMSGYSFVGSDIGGFAEQPQGELFTRWIQLGVFHPFCRVHSSGDHGNQEPWAFDDDVTKIVRKFIELRYQLLPYLYTTFWQLVDEGTPILKSLVLYDQEDIHTHYRTDEFMYGDQILVCPVQEPNSRGRRMFIPRGEWFNFWNDEVVLGGREMWVDADIDSIPLFIKAGAIIPMYPVQQYVDEKEIDQVTLEVYYKEGKEDSILYDDAHDGYDYTKGRYSLRTFKLTGKANEVIIQQHKEGKYESTLSTFMVKFHGLPFHVTKIEIDNVDIPLSQVKMNGSNSMVVSEKFTQLHIIGE; this is encoded by the coding sequence ATGATTTTAAATACTGAATTAGAAAGAAAGGGAGATTTATTTCCTTCTAAAATTGTAGCATACAATAAGGATGTAGACACCTTGTATTTTACTACCGAAAATAATGTTATTCTGGAGTTAACAGTCGTAAGAGATAGTGTTTTACGCTTTCGTTACACCACTTCAGGAACATTTGACAACGATTTTTCCTATGCTATTACAAAATATGCCAGTACGGGCTACAATTTTTTGGAAATAGAAGAAGAATCCACTTTATATAAAATCACGACTTCAAAACTTATTTGCCATATTTCTAAGTTAAATTTAAAAGTGACATTGTTTGATGCTAAGGATTTAACACTTATAAATGAAGATGAACTTGGATTCCATTGGGAAGAAAGTTATGAGTTTGGAGGTGATGTTGTAAAGATGAGTAAAACATCCCACGATGGGGAAAGTTATTTTGGGTTGGGAGATAAGCCGGTAAAGCTTAATCTAAAAGGAAAACGTTTTGAAAATTGGGTATCCGATTCCTATGCCTATGGCAGAAATTCAGACCCAATTTATAAAGCTATTCCATTTTATACGGGACTGAATGGGAATAAGTCCTATGGAATCTTTTTTGATAACACCTTTAGATCGTTTTTCGATTTTGCGCAAGAACGACGCAATGTTACCAGTTTTTGGGCGCAAGGAGGAGAGATGAACTATTATTTTATCTATGGTCCCCAAATGAGTGATGTTGTGGCCAACTACACAGATTTAACGGGCAAGCCGCATCAATTGCCTCCGTTATGGGCCTTGGGGTTCCATCAATGTAAATGGAGTTATTATCCAGAATCTAAAGTTAAGGAGGTTACTCAAAAATTCAGGGATCTTAAAATACCTTGTGATGCCATTTATCTGGATATCGATTATATGGATGGCTTTAGATGTTTTACCTGGGATAAAAATTATTTTCCAGATCCCAAAAGGATGGTCGAGGAACTTAGCGAACAAGGGTTCAAAACGGTTGTTATTATAGATCCAGGAATTAAGATTGATCACAATTACGATGTTTTCAAGGAAGGCTTGGAAAATGATTACTTCTGCAAACGAGCCGACGGGCCTTATATGAAAGGTAAAGTATGGCCTGGAGAATGTTATTTCCCGGATTTCACGAATCCAGAAGTACGAGAATGGTGGTCTGGCCTGTTTAAGGAACTTATTGAAGAAACTGGTGTAAGAGGAGTTTGGAACGATATGAATGAACCTGCGGTTATGGAGGTCCCCAATAAAACATTTCCAGACGATGTTAGGCATGACTATGAAGGCAATCCATGTAGCCATAGGAAGGCTCATAACATCTATGGTATGCAAATGGCGAGAGCTACCTACCAAGGACTTAAACGGTACACTTATCCGAAGCGCCCTTTTGTTATTACTAGAGCAGCCTATTCCGGTACACAACGTTATACTTCTACTTGGACCGGTGATAATGTAGCAAGCTGGGAACATCTATGGATAGCCAATATCCAAGCGCAAAGAATGGCTATGTCTGGGTATTCATTTGTAGGGAGTGATATAGGTGGTTTTGCCGAGCAGCCTCAAGGTGAATTGTTTACCAGATGGATTCAGCTAGGCGTTTTTCATCCGTTTTGCCGTGTACATTCTTCTGGCGATCACGGTAATCAGGAGCCTTGGGCATTTGATGATGATGTCACAAAAATTGTGAGGAAGTTTATTGAGCTTCGTTACCAGTTGCTTCCTTATTTATATACTACATTTTGGCAATTGGTTGATGAAGGTACCCCAATATTGAAATCCCTTGTTTTGTATGATCAAGAAGATATTCACACGCATTACAGAACAGATGAATTTATGTATGGAGATCAAATTTTGGTATGTCCTGTGCAGGAACCAAATTCAAGAGGGCGTAGAATGTTTATTCCAAGGGGCGAATGGTTTAATTTTTGGAATGATGAAGTCGTGCTGGGAGGAAGGGAAATGTGGGTAGATGCCGATATTGATAGTATTCCATTATTTATTAAGGCAGGCGCTATAATTCCAATGTATCCCGTGCAGCAATATGTGGATGAGAAGGAAATTGACCAAGTAACTTTAGAGGTGTATTATAAAGAAGGGAAAGAGGATTCTATTTTGTACGACGACGCCCATGATGGCTATGATTATACAAAAGGTAGATATAGCTTGAGGACTTTTAAATTAACGGGGAAAGCCAACGAAGTAATTATTCAGCAGCATAAGGAAGGAAAATATGAATCTACCTTAAGTACTTTTATGGTTAAGTTTCACGGTTTGCCATTTCATGTAACAAAGATTGAAATTGATAATGTAGACATTCCTTTATCTCAAGTTAAAATGAATGGCAGTAACAGTATGGTAGTTAGTGAGAAATTCACTCAGTTACATATTATTGGTGAGTAA
- a CDS encoding M48 family metallopeptidase encodes MTSKNLFATAVITLAFISCATNPFTGKQTMAIVPNSELFPAAFQQYDQFLNEHDIIKGTKDAEMIKRVGEKIATAAKQWLDANGYEGYLKDYKWEYNLIKDEQKNAWCMPGGKIVFYTGILPIADGEAGVATIMGHEVSHALANHGQQRMSAAYVQQGIALAGNMAINNDSDRDAFNSYYGVGSNVLGMLPFSRSHESEADKIGLTLMAIAGYDPSEAVDLWQRMAAESGGQAPPELLSTHPSNQTRINNLKALVPTARAEAKKFGVTSFIK; translated from the coding sequence ATGACCTCAAAAAATCTATTCGCTACTGCTGTTATAACTTTGGCATTTATTTCATGTGCAACCAATCCGTTTACAGGGAAACAGACCATGGCCATTGTGCCAAATTCAGAGTTGTTTCCGGCTGCATTTCAACAATACGATCAGTTTTTAAATGAACATGATATCATCAAGGGCACGAAAGATGCTGAAATGATCAAACGTGTGGGGGAAAAAATTGCGACAGCAGCAAAACAATGGTTGGATGCCAATGGTTACGAAGGTTATTTAAAGGACTACAAATGGGAATATAACCTTATAAAGGATGAGCAGAAGAATGCTTGGTGTATGCCAGGTGGTAAAATTGTTTTTTACACGGGTATTTTGCCCATTGCCGATGGAGAGGCGGGGGTAGCAACAATTATGGGGCATGAGGTGTCTCACGCGTTGGCAAATCATGGGCAGCAACGAATGAGTGCAGCTTATGTGCAGCAAGGGATAGCTTTAGCTGGAAATATGGCCATCAACAATGATAGTGATAGAGATGCTTTTAATTCGTATTACGGAGTAGGGTCTAATGTTTTAGGAATGTTGCCTTTTAGCCGAAGCCATGAGAGCGAGGCCGATAAAATTGGATTGACCCTAATGGCTATAGCGGGTTATGACCCATCTGAAGCTGTTGACTTATGGCAACGAATGGCTGCGGAAAGCGGAGGGCAAGCACCGCCAGAATTATTAAGCACACATCCTTCCAATCAAACACGAATCAATAATTTGAAAGCTTTGGTGCCGACCGCTAGAGCAGAGGCAAAAAAGTTTGGAGTGACTTCTTTTATCAAATAA
- a CDS encoding MFS transporter, with amino-acid sequence MTTFQKGSKKLLNAWAFYDWANSVYTLTIASTIFPIFYGTLKFVDDNKVHAFGYEFKNTALITFITAFTFLVVAIISPILSGVADYIGNKKVFMQFFCYLGGLGCFGLYWFSLEHIYLSLLFYFFGLIGYWGSLVFYNSYLPDIAFEEQQDKISAKGFSLGYIGSVLLLVLNLAMVMFPNVFGFDTSIPQTLRETGSELEIAEALQKAKDEASIQAMRSSFITVGLWWVLFSQYTFRVLPKGLSKSNGRVNRQVLFNGFKELKKVWDGLTHNLRLKRYLYAFFVYSMAVQTIMLVATYFGEQEINWGGESEKTLGLIVSILVIQVVAILGAFLTSRASEKFGNIPTLIVINFIWMALCFYGYFVETPIQFYITAACVGLVMGGIQALSRSTYSKFLPETKDTTSYFSFFDVSEKIGIVIGMVIYGSIDQITGSMRNSILFLFIFFLIGIVLLMRVPKQVLQTD; translated from the coding sequence ATGACTACATTCCAAAAGGGAAGTAAAAAACTTCTTAATGCTTGGGCCTTTTACGATTGGGCCAATTCTGTATATACTTTAACCATTGCTTCAACCATTTTTCCAATTTTTTACGGAACTTTAAAGTTTGTCGATGACAACAAAGTGCATGCTTTTGGTTATGAATTTAAAAATACAGCATTGATAACCTTCATTACGGCCTTTACGTTTTTGGTAGTGGCTATTATTTCTCCAATCTTATCAGGAGTGGCTGATTATATAGGCAATAAAAAAGTCTTTATGCAATTTTTTTGCTATTTGGGAGGTTTGGGGTGCTTTGGACTTTATTGGTTTAGTCTAGAGCACATATACCTGAGTTTGCTTTTTTATTTTTTTGGATTGATAGGATATTGGGGGAGTTTGGTGTTTTACAATTCTTATTTACCAGATATCGCTTTTGAAGAGCAACAGGATAAAATTAGTGCGAAAGGGTTTAGCTTAGGGTATATAGGAAGTGTTTTGTTATTGGTTTTGAATTTAGCCATGGTGATGTTTCCTAATGTCTTTGGTTTTGATACGAGTATACCACAGACCTTAAGAGAAACGGGGTCTGAACTTGAAATTGCGGAGGCGCTTCAAAAGGCAAAAGATGAAGCCTCTATCCAAGCTATGCGTTCTTCATTTATAACTGTTGGCTTATGGTGGGTGTTGTTCAGCCAATATACTTTTAGAGTGCTTCCAAAGGGACTTTCCAAAAGTAATGGAAGAGTCAATAGGCAAGTACTGTTTAATGGTTTTAAGGAACTAAAAAAAGTATGGGATGGATTGACTCATAACTTAAGATTAAAACGTTACCTCTACGCTTTTTTTGTTTACAGTATGGCAGTGCAAACCATTATGTTGGTCGCCACTTATTTTGGGGAGCAGGAAATTAATTGGGGAGGAGAGAGTGAGAAAACACTAGGCTTAATTGTAAGTATTTTGGTAATTCAAGTAGTGGCTATTTTGGGGGCCTTTTTGACTTCAAGGGCGTCTGAAAAGTTTGGTAATATTCCAACATTGATAGTTATCAATTTTATATGGATGGCACTCTGTTTTTATGGGTATTTTGTTGAAACGCCCATTCAGTTTTATATTACAGCTGCCTGTGTAGGCTTGGTTATGGGAGGAATCCAGGCGTTATCGCGTTCTACCTATTCCAAATTTTTGCCAGAGACCAAGGATACCACTTCATACTTCAGCTTTTTTGATGTTTCTGAAAAAATAGGCATTGTAATCGGGATGGTTATTTATGGATCGATAGATCAAATCACAGGTAGTATGCGCAATTCCATTCTGTTTTTGTTTATTTTCTTTTTGATTGGCATCGTTTTACTTATGCGGGTTCCAAAACAAGTTTTGCAAACTGATTAA
- a CDS encoding DUF6252 family protein, with product MKKLRVLLSFLTLCFFFNCENEPIDSTVEPGNSNSSAFFQVDFNGQTYQADVASAGLMDNMINLTAVKNNGETFTLSLFGNSVGTYELGVIDLDNLMVPPNTMGYYNQNDQEELEENAWVSLNAEDPSTPAGTVSITEINSQNNTISGSFSFTGMNDQDGTIDTIEFINGIFTNIPFETGWPGSGNEDDNTFYAEIDGEEFVEDVINIDILESELGDGLGILASKNNMETILVSVPLNISPGQHDFTAMSMVQNPMLKVQYSQLSNPTNIALLEGSISISLHDTAAKHIVGTFECSGATTSGSDMNITNGSFDIYYE from the coding sequence ATGAAAAAATTAAGAGTTTTATTGTCGTTTTTGACGCTTTGTTTCTTTTTTAATTGTGAAAATGAGCCAATCGATAGTACTGTGGAACCAGGAAATTCGAATTCGTCTGCTTTTTTTCAGGTAGATTTCAATGGTCAAACATATCAGGCTGATGTGGCCTCTGCGGGACTCATGGATAATATGATTAATCTTACAGCAGTGAAAAATAATGGAGAAACGTTTACTTTATCGCTGTTTGGCAATAGTGTAGGAACTTATGAATTGGGAGTTATAGATTTAGATAACTTAATGGTGCCGCCCAATACAATGGGATACTATAACCAGAATGATCAGGAAGAATTAGAAGAAAATGCTTGGGTTTCTTTGAATGCAGAAGATCCTTCAACACCAGCCGGTACTGTTAGTATAACAGAAATTAACTCTCAAAATAACACCATTAGCGGATCTTTTTCTTTTACAGGAATGAATGACCAAGATGGAACTATTGATACGATCGAGTTTATCAACGGAATTTTTACAAATATTCCTTTTGAAACCGGATGGCCGGGGAGTGGTAATGAAGATGACAATACGTTCTACGCAGAGATTGATGGGGAGGAATTTGTGGAAGATGTCATTAATATTGACATTCTTGAATCTGAATTAGGTGATGGTTTGGGAATTTTGGCATCTAAAAACAATATGGAGACCATTCTGGTGTCTGTTCCTTTAAATATCTCACCAGGGCAACATGATTTTACAGCCATGTCGATGGTACAAAATCCGATGTTGAAAGTACAATATTCCCAATTAAGCAACCCAACGAATATAGCCTTATTAGAAGGGAGTATTTCTATAAGTTTGCATGACACTGCAGCCAAACATATTGTTGGAACCTTTGAATGTTCAGGAGCAACTACTAGTGGAAGTGATATGAATATCACAAATGGAAGCTTTGATATTTACTACGAATAA